Proteins encoded in a region of the Candidatus Bathyarchaeota archaeon genome:
- a CDS encoding flavodoxin domain-containing protein has translation MSQNKTLVAYESKQGASREAAGIVADVLRGKFGLKVDVVDLKEQPTPDVKQYRGIVVGAGVRGGRIYGKAKALLENLAGKQVAFFTCSSWAGTPGSYENAKKQYIEKTVAKHPNVTFVGAEAFGGRIKYFRRLMLDNTDPAKVKAWAEQLGEVFSQ, from the coding sequence ATGAGCCAGAACAAGACCTTGGTTGCCTATGAGAGTAAGCAGGGCGCCAGCAGAGAAGCAGCAGGAATCGTTGCGGATGTGCTCCGGGGCAAATTCGGCTTGAAAGTCGACGTTGTGGACCTTAAAGAGCAGCCAACTCCCGATGTCAAGCAGTACCGAGGCATAGTTGTTGGCGCAGGGGTGCGGGGCGGCAGAATCTACGGCAAAGCCAAAGCGCTCCTCGAAAACCTCGCCGGCAAACAAGTGGCTTTTTTCACCTGTTCAAGCTGGGCAGGCACACCGGGCAGCTACGAAAACGCCAAAAAACAGTACATCGAAAAAACCGTCGCTAAACACCCAAACGTCACCTTCGTGGGGGCGGAAGCCTTCGGCGGACGCATCAAGTACTTCCGCAGATTAATGCTTGACAACACCGACCCCGCCAAAGTCAAAGCTTGGGCTGAGCAACTAGGCGAAGTCTTCAGCCAATAA
- a CDS encoding zinc-ribbon domain-containing protein — protein MVYCSHCGSQIAQDAYFCPKCGTKTAVGKTAKVNYPTDELQDAFYRVGVELERAFTIAAHETHSALKRASENIQQKTASPSTQENNVTCPNCGAKNGSGAVFCVSCGKKMVPEGAVGSA, from the coding sequence ATGGTTTATTGCTCACATTGCGGCTCACAAATCGCCCAAGACGCCTATTTCTGCCCCAAATGCGGCACCAAAACCGCAGTGGGAAAAACAGCCAAAGTAAACTATCCAACCGACGAACTCCAAGACGCCTTCTACCGCGTTGGCGTAGAACTGGAGCGGGCATTCACAATCGCCGCGCATGAAACCCACAGCGCACTCAAACGTGCAAGCGAAAACATCCAGCAGAAAACCGCTTCTCCATCCACGCAGGAAAACAACGTTACCTGCCCCAACTGCGGAGCCAAAAACGGTTCGGGCGCAGTGTTCTGTGTTAGCTGCGGCAAAAAAATGGTGCCTGAAGGCGCGGTTGGAAGCGCATAG
- a CDS encoding PAS domain S-box protein, whose protein sequence is MDKTGKASHLLQYNKGTKRWYDVYSFSYSQGIVGSLFRDITEKIRTEELLRQRDQEFRTLTQASADVVYRMNPDWSETQELHGKDFLPDTEKPSRSWLEKYILKEDQPKVQAAIQHAIDTKADFELEHRVIRADESVGWTHSHAMPLLDKHGLIVEWLGTAKDITERKKAQEALLASEKRYRELFNSMTEMFQVLELVYNENGQAVDFYYREVNPATEKIVGMNRSQMLGKRAKELFSIVEDYWLEALSQVNKTGQPARVENYSSALDKFWAVKIFKVPERQNTVAILFSDITKHKRTEEALLITKWQAETGHRQLETVLETIPVAVVIVDSPSGKISYTNKRAKELYSFDWANRSLEDNLSQVKPKRLDGSPYPFDELPAYLALKGQTVYNRELILERPDGTTYTISGSASPIVDSNGEIVSAVVIFEDITESKKTEEALRQTEERFRDVFECAAIGMTIGDMAGHVVESNFALESLLGYSKDELKGKLFSDFTYPDDVNLEWQLINEMKAGKRDFYAIEKRYIRKTGEVIWVHLTGRQILGPDKKPLIGVATVENITERKKAEEALILSEEQARQRSEELQKLMDIIPAAVWVSNDPQCKVIVGNQAANEFYEAKGDENVSAGPAGGEEQDTTRRFFWKGKELLPSELPMQQAATENREIKDAELEVLTPSLKKMTILGSAKPLLTDEGKVRGCLAVFMDVTERKKVIDALEVSEARYRSLYGNLRDPFVAVDLEGKIIESNQAYQELLGYTKEELENLTYIDLTPQKWRAMEDRIIREQILPCGYSALYEKEYRRKDGENVPVELLTYALIDQNGKTTGMAAIVRDITERKNVEKALRDNEQAAVKYARELKALHDKLELKTLEAENYASKMEALAEERARQLRDSERLSAIGATAGMVGHDIRNPLQAILGDIFLVNDNLADLPESPEKREIRESVDSITSNVSYINKIVADLQDYARQLTPEYSTFDLSNLINKTLTTIVIPDNIRLTVNAQTTRAIKCDQTYLQRSITNLINNAVQAMPSGGDLGVDCYAKNDEVYIVVSDTGTGIPAEVKPKLFTPMTTTKSKGQGLGLAVVKRLVEALGGKVSFESQEGKGTKFTIELPITPHPKSKEL, encoded by the coding sequence GTGGACAAAACAGGCAAAGCATCGCATCTGCTACAGTACAATAAGGGCACCAAACGCTGGTACGACGTCTATAGCTTTTCATATTCACAAGGCATCGTCGGTTCCCTCTTCAGGGACATAACTGAGAAAATAAGAACCGAGGAGCTTCTGCGGCAGAGAGACCAGGAATTCCGAACCCTAACCCAGGCCTCCGCAGATGTGGTTTACCGCATGAACCCCGATTGGAGCGAAACACAGGAGTTGCATGGAAAAGACTTCCTCCCCGACACAGAAAAACCAAGCCGCAGCTGGCTGGAGAAGTACATCCTAAAAGAGGACCAGCCCAAAGTGCAAGCCGCCATCCAGCATGCAATTGACACTAAAGCTGACTTTGAACTCGAGCACAGAGTCATAAGAGCCGATGAAAGTGTCGGCTGGACTCATTCACATGCTATGCCACTCCTCGATAAGCACGGGTTGATAGTTGAGTGGCTAGGTACCGCGAAAGATATAACGGAACGCAAGAAAGCACAAGAAGCTCTTCTGGCAAGTGAGAAGCGGTATCGTGAGCTTTTCAACTCTATGACAGAGATGTTCCAGGTTCTTGAGCTGGTTTACAACGAAAACGGTCAAGCTGTAGACTTTTATTACCGAGAGGTCAACCCAGCCACCGAAAAAATAGTGGGCATGAACAGAAGCCAAATGCTTGGCAAACGAGCAAAAGAACTGTTCAGCATAGTTGAGGATTATTGGCTTGAGGCACTAAGTCAAGTTAACAAGACGGGTCAACCTGCCCGCGTTGAAAATTACAGTTCAGCATTGGACAAGTTTTGGGCTGTAAAAATTTTTAAGGTCCCAGAGAGGCAAAATACGGTTGCGATATTGTTTTCTGACATAACTAAGCATAAAAGAACTGAAGAAGCACTTTTAATCACTAAATGGCAAGCAGAGACAGGTCATAGACAACTTGAAACAGTGCTTGAAACAATCCCTGTTGCGGTAGTCATAGTTGACTCTCCGTCCGGCAAAATATCTTATACTAACAAACGTGCAAAAGAACTCTATTCATTTGATTGGGCAAATCGAAGTTTAGAGGATAATCTTTCCCAAGTTAAGCCTAAACGGCTTGATGGCTCGCCATACCCATTTGATGAGTTGCCCGCGTATCTTGCGCTTAAAGGGCAAACAGTGTATAATAGGGAGTTAATACTTGAGCGCCCAGATGGCACAACCTACACTATCAGTGGCAGCGCATCGCCCATCGTTGATAGCAATGGCGAAATAGTTTCAGCTGTGGTGATTTTCGAAGACATTACCGAGAGCAAGAAAACAGAAGAAGCTCTACGTCAAACCGAAGAACGTTTCCGTGATGTGTTTGAATGTGCGGCGATTGGAATGACCATCGGGGATATGGCGGGTCATGTGGTTGAAAGTAATTTTGCGTTGGAAAGCTTACTTGGCTACAGTAAAGATGAACTGAAGGGTAAACTATTCTCTGATTTCACCTATCCTGACGACGTTAACTTGGAATGGCAATTAATTAACGAGATGAAAGCGGGTAAACGCGATTTCTATGCCATAGAAAAACGGTACATAAGAAAGACCGGTGAGGTTATCTGGGTTCATCTTACTGGCCGCCAAATTCTAGGTCCTGATAAGAAACCATTGATCGGAGTAGCCACCGTTGAAAATATTACTGAACGCAAGAAGGCAGAAGAGGCTCTAATTTTAAGTGAAGAGCAAGCCCGCCAGCGCTCAGAGGAACTGCAGAAGCTCATGGATATTATCCCCGCGGCGGTCTGGGTGTCTAACGATCCGCAATGCAAAGTAATAGTCGGCAACCAAGCTGCAAACGAGTTCTATGAAGCAAAAGGCGACGAAAACGTCTCTGCGGGGCCCGCCGGCGGTGAAGAGCAGGATACAACCCGACGCTTCTTTTGGAAGGGAAAGGAATTGTTGCCCAGCGAACTACCCATGCAGCAAGCCGCCACAGAAAACAGAGAAATCAAAGATGCTGAATTGGAAGTCCTAACGCCAAGCCTCAAAAAAATGACTATACTTGGCAGTGCAAAACCGCTTCTAACCGACGAGGGAAAGGTGCGTGGTTGCCTTGCCGTTTTTATGGATGTAACGGAGCGGAAGAAAGTAATAGACGCCCTCGAGGTATCTGAGGCCAGGTACCGTAGCCTCTACGGCAATTTACGGGACCCATTTGTCGCCGTCGACTTGGAGGGCAAAATAATCGAGAGCAACCAGGCCTACCAAGAGCTCCTCGGATACACAAAAGAGGAGTTGGAAAACCTAACCTACATTGATTTGACACCGCAGAAATGGCGTGCCATGGAAGACCGCATTATAAGGGAACAGATTTTGCCATGCGGATACTCGGCTCTCTACGAAAAGGAGTATCGTCGAAAAGACGGAGAAAACGTGCCTGTGGAACTGTTAACCTATGCTTTGATAGATCAAAATGGTAAAACAACAGGGATGGCTGCCATTGTACGGGATATAACTGAACGCAAGAATGTAGAAAAGGCATTAAGAGACAACGAGCAAGCCGCGGTAAAATACGCCAGAGAGCTAAAGGCGCTCCATGATAAACTTGAATTAAAAACCTTAGAGGCAGAAAACTACGCCAGCAAAATGGAAGCCCTCGCAGAAGAACGTGCCCGGCAACTGAGGGATTCTGAACGTTTATCAGCCATCGGCGCCACCGCGGGGATGGTTGGGCATGACATCCGCAATCCCCTGCAGGCTATTTTAGGCGATATTTTCCTTGTGAATGATAATCTGGCGGATTTGCCTGAAAGCCCAGAGAAAAGGGAAATCAGGGAAAGCGTGGACAGCATAACCTCCAACGTCTCCTACATCAACAAGATAGTGGCGGACCTGCAGGATTATGCCCGCCAGCTTACCCCCGAATACTCCACGTTTGACCTTTCGAACTTAATCAACAAAACCCTCACAACCATAGTTATCCCAGATAACATCCGCCTGACAGTTAACGCTCAGACAACGCGTGCAATAAAATGCGACCAAACCTATCTGCAACGCTCCATTACCAACCTAATCAACAATGCGGTTCAGGCTATGCCCAGCGGCGGAGATTTAGGGGTGGATTGCTACGCAAAAAATGATGAGGTCTACATCGTGGTTTCAGACACCGGCACTGGCATCCCCGCGGAGGTTAAGCCTAAGCTGTTTACGCCCATGACGACAACTAAATCGAAAGGGCAAGGGCTGGGGTTAGCGGTTGTGAAAAGACTCGTGGAGGCGTTGGGCGGCAAAGTCAGCTTTGAAAGCCAAGAGGGCAAGGGAACAAAATTCACAATCGAGCTGCCTATAACTCCCCATCCAAAAAGCAAGGAATTATGA
- a CDS encoding NAD(P)/FAD-dependent oxidoreductase: MQKYDAIIVGAGTAGCLAAKTIAQSGLKVALIEKKPKEEVGEKICGDALGDHHLNFLGLEKPTGGELEAKIDGIQIFSPDENTVFTIADKDFVGHILNRRLFGQWLLKKATDAGAELMDNTNFRSPLFEKGAVAGVSAKNMKTGKVNELHSKVVVDATGYFGMVRKQLPAEFGIERDLAPVDVEACYREIRQLKQETTNTRFCEIYLNQKSSPGGYIWIFPKGGARVNVGIGAIMRPGYPNPKEQLYSTAFKKPMFEGSHVLTGGAWFDPVRRPIDNMVGNGVALIGDAASLVNPIHGGGIGPSMLSGYFAGQQIIEALGKGEATKEALWGYNKRYIDTYGKKQGTLDIFKMFLLSCSDDDLNYGMNQKLMTEDDVLKAGMGDDFHLNITETAKRVFRGIRKVGFLNKLHTTVTMMKALGAHYNTYPSTPVGFEAWRDETVRSIEEGRAKLTV; this comes from the coding sequence ATGCAAAAATACGACGCCATAATCGTTGGCGCAGGAACAGCAGGCTGCCTTGCAGCAAAAACCATCGCCCAAAGCGGCCTCAAAGTAGCCCTAATCGAAAAGAAACCCAAAGAAGAAGTCGGAGAAAAAATCTGCGGCGACGCCCTAGGCGATCACCACCTAAACTTCCTCGGACTTGAAAAACCCACCGGCGGCGAACTGGAAGCCAAAATCGACGGCATCCAAATCTTCAGCCCCGACGAAAACACCGTCTTCACCATAGCTGACAAAGACTTCGTCGGCCACATCCTAAACCGCCGCCTATTCGGGCAATGGCTGCTCAAAAAAGCCACCGACGCAGGCGCGGAACTTATGGATAACACCAATTTCCGCAGTCCCCTCTTTGAGAAGGGCGCGGTCGCCGGCGTCTCGGCTAAGAACATGAAAACCGGCAAAGTCAACGAGTTGCACAGCAAAGTGGTGGTGGATGCCACCGGCTACTTTGGCATGGTGCGCAAGCAGCTTCCCGCGGAATTCGGCATAGAACGCGACCTTGCCCCCGTGGATGTGGAGGCATGCTACCGCGAAATCCGCCAGCTAAAACAGGAAACCACTAACACACGCTTCTGCGAAATCTACCTTAACCAGAAATCCAGCCCCGGCGGCTACATCTGGATTTTCCCCAAGGGCGGCGCACGCGTCAACGTCGGCATCGGCGCCATCATGCGTCCAGGTTACCCTAACCCCAAAGAGCAACTCTACAGCACCGCTTTTAAGAAGCCCATGTTTGAGGGCTCACATGTTTTAACGGGGGGCGCATGGTTTGATCCCGTCCGCAGGCCCATAGACAACATGGTCGGAAACGGCGTGGCGCTTATCGGCGATGCGGCGTCTTTGGTGAATCCGATTCACGGCGGCGGCATCGGCCCCAGCATGCTATCAGGCTACTTTGCAGGCCAACAAATCATTGAGGCACTTGGCAAAGGCGAAGCCACCAAAGAGGCGCTTTGGGGCTACAACAAACGCTACATCGACACCTACGGCAAAAAGCAGGGCACACTGGATATCTTCAAGATGTTTTTGCTGAGCTGCAGCGATGACGACCTCAACTACGGCATGAACCAGAAACTCATGACTGAAGACGACGTGCTTAAAGCCGGCATGGGCGACGACTTCCACCTTAACATCACCGAAACCGCCAAACGCGTCTTCCGCGGCATCCGCAAAGTCGGCTTCCTCAACAAGCTCCACACAACCGTCACCATGATGAAGGCGCTGGGTGCACACTACAACACTTACCCCTCAACGCCGGTGGGCTTTGAGGCATGGCGCGACGAAACCGTGCGGTCAATCGAGGAAGGCAGAGCAAAACTCACCGTTTAA
- a CDS encoding helix-turn-helix transcriptional regulator — MTTPVTLSADFRRIVEARMDQVLRGIEETFTQIIETQKVTPKELRDEVESLQDSFNVLFQKWSLEILYTLMLKSGIGFGEVKKTLGVNSRTLSDKLKMLQAHGYINRVVTDGPPLHVAYSLTAKGKNTVLLALPLLYYQSEA, encoded by the coding sequence ATGACCACCCCCGTCACTTTAAGCGCGGATTTCCGCCGCATCGTCGAAGCCCGCATGGACCAGGTTCTCCGAGGCATAGAAGAAACCTTCACCCAAATCATCGAAACCCAAAAAGTCACCCCTAAAGAACTCAGAGACGAAGTCGAAAGCCTCCAAGACAGCTTCAACGTGCTCTTCCAGAAGTGGAGCCTAGAAATCCTCTACACCCTGATGCTTAAAAGCGGCATTGGATTTGGCGAAGTTAAAAAGACATTGGGCGTCAACAGCCGCACCCTCTCGGATAAGCTTAAGATGCTGCAGGCGCATGGCTACATAAACCGCGTAGTCACTGATGGGCCGCCTCTGCATGTTGCTTACTCGTTGACGGCGAAGGGGAAAAACACGGTGCTTTTGGCGTTGCCGCTGCTCTACTACCAAAGCGAAGCCTAA
- the aspS gene encoding aspartate--tRNA(Asn) ligase: MDSLEGLRRTHYSTDITPSAEGAEAVVFGIVASIREHGKLTFLILEDKNGIVQVTVHKNNVSEAVYAKVKTLQEQSFIGVKGKVKSTEKAPHGAEIAPSDLRLLSIPQSIPPFKLYKQKLPNIEKRLDLRAVDLRRPQAKAIFKIKHMALQSIRGFFSERGYLEVETPKIISTATEGGAALFPLLYYNKEAFLAQSPQLYKEQLISAFEKVFEIGPIFRAERSRTMKHLSEATSVDLEEAYVTYEDVMKTLDEVITHTVSDIASNCKDELALLKVKLKVPQSPFKIYTYDEIIGLLKAEGVDVEWGNDLYVSEMKLLEKKLPDFYFIKDWPTASKAFYLKAKEDNPEICESFDLMHGSLEISSGGSRIDQKQALMDKLKERSFDPKAFEYHLKVFDYGMPPHAGFGFGLDRFMMVLCKQKNIREVVLYPRDQRRLIP; the protein is encoded by the coding sequence ATGGACAGCTTAGAAGGATTACGTAGAACACACTATTCAACCGACATCACTCCAAGCGCAGAAGGCGCCGAAGCAGTAGTCTTTGGGATAGTTGCCAGCATCCGGGAACACGGCAAACTAACCTTCCTGATTTTAGAGGACAAAAACGGCATCGTACAAGTAACCGTCCACAAAAACAACGTCTCCGAAGCCGTCTACGCCAAAGTAAAAACGCTCCAGGAACAATCCTTCATAGGCGTCAAAGGCAAAGTAAAAAGCACCGAGAAAGCGCCCCATGGCGCAGAAATCGCGCCCAGCGACCTGCGATTACTCTCGATTCCCCAAAGCATCCCCCCCTTCAAGTTATACAAGCAGAAGCTGCCCAACATAGAAAAACGCCTCGACCTAAGAGCCGTCGACCTACGCCGCCCCCAAGCCAAAGCCATATTCAAAATAAAACATATGGCGCTCCAATCCATCCGCGGCTTCTTCAGCGAACGCGGCTATCTTGAGGTGGAAACCCCCAAAATCATCTCCACCGCAACCGAAGGCGGCGCAGCCCTTTTCCCCCTGCTTTACTACAACAAAGAAGCCTTCCTCGCCCAGAGCCCCCAGCTCTACAAGGAGCAGCTTATCAGCGCATTTGAGAAGGTCTTCGAGATCGGCCCAATCTTTAGGGCTGAACGTTCCCGAACCATGAAGCACCTAAGCGAAGCCACCAGCGTAGACCTTGAGGAAGCATACGTCACCTACGAGGACGTGATGAAAACCCTCGATGAGGTAATCACCCACACCGTAAGTGACATAGCCTCAAACTGTAAAGATGAGCTTGCCCTGCTAAAGGTCAAGTTGAAGGTGCCTCAGTCACCCTTTAAGATTTACACTTACGACGAAATCATCGGTTTGCTCAAGGCCGAAGGCGTCGATGTGGAATGGGGCAATGACCTCTACGTTTCAGAGATGAAGCTCCTGGAGAAGAAGCTGCCTGACTTCTACTTCATCAAAGACTGGCCAACAGCCTCCAAAGCCTTCTACCTTAAAGCCAAAGAGGACAACCCAGAAATATGTGAATCCTTCGACTTAATGCATGGCTCCCTGGAGATATCTTCAGGCGGCTCAAGAATCGACCAGAAACAGGCGCTGATGGATAAACTTAAAGAACGCAGCTTCGACCCCAAAGCCTTCGAGTACCACCTTAAAGTTTTCGACTACGGCATGCCCCCCCACGCAGGCTTCGGCTTTGGGCTAGACCGCTTCATGATGGTGCTATGCAAGCAGAAGAACATCCGCGAAGTCGTCCTCTACCCCCGTGACCAGCGCCGCTTAATCCCCTAG
- the gatC gene encoding Asp-tRNA(Asn)/Glu-tRNA(Gln) amidotransferase subunit GatC, giving the protein MSKEKVSDAKPQIKHLSWLARIELTEQEEQLFASQLSDILDLFKKIEKIPLDEVPPTYHALELTNVWRADVVEPSMSDEILKRAPQLKNRYVKAPRMG; this is encoded by the coding sequence ATGAGTAAAGAGAAAGTCAGCGATGCAAAACCCCAAATCAAGCACCTCAGCTGGCTTGCCCGAATAGAATTAACTGAGCAGGAAGAGCAGCTTTTCGCCAGCCAACTAAGTGACATACTGGACCTCTTCAAGAAAATCGAGAAGATCCCCCTAGACGAGGTGCCGCCCACCTACCACGCTTTGGAGCTAACAAACGTTTGGCGAGCAGACGTGGTGGAGCCTTCCATGAGCGATGAAATCCTCAAGCGTGCCCCGCAACTTAAAAACCGCTACGTCAAAGCGCCAAGGATGGGGTAA
- the gatA gene encoding Asp-tRNA(Asn)/Glu-tRNA(Gln) amidotransferase subunit GatA: protein MPKNMLLSFSAFEAAQKIRAGEVSAEEYVAALFSHIKLVDGKIKAFVSTDQEGALAQARAVDKRVRAGEKLGKLAGLGVSIKDNICTLNLRTTCCSRTLEKYVSPYDATVIERIKHQDGIIIGKTNLDEFAMGSSTEHSCFGPTHNPWDLTRVPGGSSGGSAASIAAQEASVALGGDTGGSIRCPSSFCGVTGIKPTYGLVSRYGMVAYANSLEQIGPIGKNVRDCALMLEVIAGHDPRDSTSVKDQTSPYLQAVGASIDGLKVGVPKEFFAEGTDPQIRESVLDAVTKLTSAHKVTSKEVSLPTISDALPAYYIIAMSEASSNLARFDGIRYGYRIDDRTYDWSTVFSKDREYGFGQEVKRRIILGTFALSAGYYDAFYLRAQKIRTLIMRDFMRAFKEVDVLVAPTMPVLPFKIGEKMSDPIQMYLADVDTVPINLAGVPAASVPCGFKSGLPVGLQLIAPHFREDQLIKVASAFERTLNVNRTADLEEA, encoded by the coding sequence ATGCCCAAAAACATGCTCCTTTCATTTTCTGCCTTTGAAGCTGCCCAGAAAATCCGTGCAGGCGAAGTGTCGGCAGAGGAATACGTGGCGGCGCTTTTTAGCCACATCAAACTGGTGGATGGAAAAATCAAGGCTTTCGTCTCCACCGATCAAGAGGGCGCACTTGCCCAGGCTCGAGCAGTCGACAAACGTGTCCGGGCAGGCGAAAAACTAGGCAAACTCGCGGGGCTAGGTGTATCTATTAAAGATAACATCTGCACCCTTAACCTGCGCACTACCTGCTGCAGCAGAACCCTTGAGAAATATGTTTCCCCCTACGATGCAACAGTTATCGAACGCATCAAACATCAAGATGGCATAATCATCGGAAAAACCAACCTTGACGAATTCGCCATGGGCAGCTCAACCGAGCACAGCTGCTTTGGCCCAACACATAACCCCTGGGACCTCACCCGTGTCCCCGGCGGCTCCTCGGGCGGCAGCGCCGCATCCATCGCAGCGCAGGAGGCGTCAGTGGCGCTGGGCGGCGACACAGGCGGCTCGATTCGTTGCCCCAGCAGCTTCTGCGGCGTCACCGGAATCAAACCCACCTATGGACTAGTCAGCCGCTACGGCATGGTTGCCTACGCTAACAGCCTCGAACAAATCGGCCCCATCGGCAAAAACGTGCGTGACTGCGCTTTGATGCTGGAGGTAATTGCGGGACATGACCCCCGGGATAGCACATCCGTTAAAGACCAAACCTCCCCGTATCTGCAGGCAGTCGGCGCAAGCATCGACGGCTTAAAAGTCGGCGTCCCCAAAGAGTTCTTCGCCGAAGGCACTGACCCCCAAATCAGAGAAAGCGTACTTGACGCAGTTACAAAACTCACCTCTGCCCACAAAGTCACCTCCAAGGAGGTTTCGCTGCCCACAATATCCGATGCGCTGCCCGCATACTACATCATCGCCATGTCCGAGGCCAGTTCTAACCTTGCCCGCTTCGACGGCATACGCTACGGCTACCGCATCGACGATAGAACCTACGATTGGAGCACCGTATTCTCTAAAGACCGCGAATACGGGTTTGGCCAAGAAGTCAAACGCAGAATAATCTTGGGCACCTTCGCGTTATCCGCGGGCTACTACGACGCATTCTATCTGAGGGCACAGAAAATCCGAACGCTAATTATGCGGGATTTCATGCGAGCCTTCAAAGAGGTCGATGTGCTGGTGGCTCCCACGATGCCTGTGTTGCCATTTAAAATCGGCGAAAAAATGAGCGACCCCATCCAGATGTATCTTGCCGACGTAGACACAGTCCCCATCAACTTAGCCGGCGTCCCCGCGGCTTCGGTTCCATGCGGCTTCAAAAGCGGCTTACCCGTTGGGCTGCAGCTGATTGCGCCACATTTCCGAGAAGACCAACTCATCAAGGTGGCGTCGGCGTTTGAGCGAACCCTCAACGTTAACAGAACCGCCGATTTGGAGGAAGCCTAA
- the gatB gene encoding Asp-tRNA(Asn)/Glu-tRNA(Gln) amidotransferase subunit GatB, whose product MGEFDLEVKIGLEIHVQLTHLKTKLFCGCSTDYRGKEPNTNLCPVCMGLPGSLPVLNENAVKDATALAFALNSTVQPHMLFFRKNYYYPDMPKNFQITQYDKAGGVPFSVGGTVTMEGQHEIRITRLQLEEDPARLAYEGTIDQSTATLVDYNRAGMSLIEIVTEPDFRAPKEARNFLDKLRSIVESLGISDGSLEGAMRCDANISLKGGIRVEVKNISSFKEVERALNFEISRQKSLVAKGIKVKRETRHWDEARRITVSLRTKEEEQDYRYFPEPDLVPVALSKPFLTAVKAHMPELPQELGKRLEKQYGMSTENAKILADHGDFARYFEQCTRLYPDAVEISNWIVSDLIPDLAKRERGLHEAKMPPETFCSLLKLLKDGAINRVAAKTVLEEALDTGKAPEAIVKAKKLSKIGDESVIEDIVSKIFAENPVAVESALKDPKAANYLVGLVMKATKGQADPQLANQVIRKKLQSA is encoded by the coding sequence ATGGGCGAATTCGACTTAGAAGTCAAGATAGGCTTAGAAATCCACGTTCAACTCACGCACCTAAAAACCAAGCTGTTCTGTGGCTGCTCAACCGATTACCGCGGCAAAGAACCTAACACTAACCTCTGCCCTGTCTGCATGGGATTACCCGGCAGCCTCCCCGTCCTCAACGAAAACGCCGTCAAAGACGCAACCGCATTGGCGTTTGCATTAAACTCCACCGTGCAGCCTCACATGCTGTTTTTCAGGAAAAATTACTACTACCCCGACATGCCCAAGAACTTCCAAATCACCCAGTATGACAAGGCAGGAGGAGTCCCCTTCTCTGTAGGCGGCACAGTTACTATGGAGGGGCAACATGAAATCCGAATCACCCGCCTCCAGCTTGAAGAAGACCCAGCGCGGCTTGCCTACGAGGGCACCATCGACCAATCCACCGCCACCCTAGTGGATTATAACCGTGCGGGTATGTCGCTGATTGAAATCGTCACTGAACCTGACTTCCGAGCGCCCAAAGAAGCCCGCAACTTCCTAGATAAACTGCGCTCCATCGTTGAGTCACTGGGCATATCAGATGGCTCACTGGAGGGTGCCATGCGCTGTGACGCAAACATCTCCCTGAAAGGCGGCATCCGAGTGGAAGTCAAAAACATATCCTCATTCAAAGAGGTCGAGCGGGCATTGAACTTTGAGATTTCACGGCAGAAAAGCCTCGTAGCCAAAGGCATCAAGGTTAAACGTGAAACCCGCCACTGGGACGAAGCCCGACGCATCACCGTATCATTACGCACTAAGGAGGAAGAGCAGGATTACCGCTACTTCCCCGAACCCGACTTGGTCCCCGTTGCATTATCCAAGCCGTTTCTCACCGCCGTCAAAGCACACATGCCTGAGTTGCCGCAGGAACTTGGAAAGCGCCTCGAAAAGCAATACGGCATGTCCACTGAAAACGCCAAGATTTTAGCGGACCACGGCGACTTTGCCCGCTACTTTGAACAGTGCACCAGACTCTACCCTGACGCAGTGGAAATCAGCAACTGGATAGTAAGCGACTTAATCCCTGACTTAGCTAAACGGGAACGCGGCTTGCATGAGGCAAAGATGCCGCCTGAAACCTTCTGTAGCCTGCTGAAGCTCTTAAAAGACGGCGCCATCAACCGGGTTGCAGCAAAAACTGTGCTTGAAGAGGCCCTAGACACGGGGAAAGCGCCTGAGGCAATCGTTAAAGCTAAGAAACTCAGCAAAATCGGCGACGAATCCGTTATCGAAGATATTGTATCGAAAATCTTTGCGGAGAACCCCGTTGCGGTGGAGTCGGCGCTCAAGGATCCCAAAGCAGCAAACTACCTTGTGGGCTTAGTTATGAAGGCAACAAAGGGACAGGCGGATCCGCAGCTGGCAAACCAAGTTATCAGAAAGAAACTGCAGTCTGCTTAA